In Lolium rigidum isolate FL_2022 chromosome 3, APGP_CSIRO_Lrig_0.1, whole genome shotgun sequence, the genomic window GTACAGGTTCAGCGGAGCAGTGATCGGTGTGTTCGGAGAACAATatctccggcaacctaatgcagaggacacagctcgtctgttgtcaatcaacgcttgCAGGGGGGTTCGTGGGATGCTTGGcggcatagactgcatgcactgggagtggaagaactaccccctttggttggcagggcgTACAtcggccattctgaggggtgcacagtgaTTCTTGAAGCTCttgcttcacatgacacatggatttagcactcattcttcggaatggctggctcgcacaatgacatcaatttgttgcagcgctctccggtgtttgataggctagcgtacggtcagtcccctgatgtggattttgagatcaatggccaccactacaacaaggggtactaccttgctgatggtatctatccaccttgggctacactcgtgaagacaatccggcgtcccaactcagagcaggaggcaaggtttgccaaatagcaagaggcagcccggaaagatgtcgagcgggcgtttggcatcctccaagctcgttgggctatcgttagACACCATGCTAAAGCCTGGAGTGTGCAAactatgtgggaggtgatgaccgcttgtgtaatcatgcataacataattgttgaggtagagcgggatgattcactctttgataatgagtgGGATGACCAGGgatagttggttactcctcaaggtggtccgcATCATTCCAGGATATCTTCCATGTGCACCACGAAATTcgggatctagctgtacacaaccagctccaggctgatttggtcgagcacatgtgggcGCATattggcaacaatgctgcaaacaacaatgaagaAAATCCCGAAGAAAACAATGCCTAAGACATTTGTAtcattttacattttttgaatAATACTTTGTCATTGAATACGTGGACTATGTAATAAATCTTGAGAATTTAAACTTATTTATATATTTATATGATTTTTATGCTTTTATAGTGAATTTAGAGGCaaatagcaacttctatggccgcgacccaaatctggccgcgttgggcgcagcgcgcgacccaaacggacacgcagacgcggggctccgtccgcgtgtccgcgcggccacccaaacggcctaaAGTAAATGGCCCAACCCGTTTGGGTCGcaacgttggagatgccctaagtgtgCTTGCAGTTCAGCCGGTGTAGGCCATGCCAAAGGGAGCGACTCCAGTGTATAGCAAAGCATTTTTTTAATGAAATAGTGTCTAGGAAAAACTAGAACATTATTGATATAGTAGAACCGGGACTTGGCATGATAATTCTAGCAATTCATTCCTAACAGGAATCAAACTCTGGTTGTtaaggtgcgccactgcgaccctaaCCACTGGACTAAGCCCACGTCGTCAGAGCGTTTATTTTTGGCTCCAAGCTATATAGAGCGCGAAATTTTCAAATCTTTGAAATTATATTTAGATGTCTTGAATTCCTTTTTTTCTTTGGAGACATACAAATGTTCTTTATATATACTTAATTTTGTTTTCACTTCTATATTATAGTTTTGGCTACAAAAAATGATTAAATTATGGCTCCAGAAACCAAAACATAAAACTTGATTTTGCTTtccgcatctttttcgtatcacATCTGAGAACACATATTGATGAAATCTGGAATACACATACTAGGTATGTATACATAAttgtatttgttttttttttttggaatttattGAGTTTTTGAGATAAAGTTCTTTTTAGCGAGAGAAGTCGGTATCTAAGAAAACTTCTTCGGGTCTCATGGCCTTAAAATGCGAAGGCTCGGGCTATCTATGTACTCCGTCCAATCCATAAATAAGTTTGACCTACTTTATAGAAGATTGTAGCAATATATatgacggaaattcaattcggctcccgggtgcatatgctccctctatcaaaaagttatattttgaaatgtcgaaaaattttgataaaaaattctgcatgtacatctccacaatatacgtacgttcgtcaagtttcgtgaggaaccaatatgttttgtggtctgtgtaaaaagagaaaatttatctcctgaaaagccttattttcagcattgaattttgtctttttacacacgtcacacgacaagtcggatttttatgaaacaactttgtgagcgcgtaacacgtgaagatgtacgttcgaatttttcgtttcaattttttgaaattccaaaatgtatgtaacatgcatttcaaaataaagggagcatatgctcccatgtgccaaaacaccattccctatATATGACATGAAATTAATATATTCATAAGAGTACATGTTGGCTTATTCCCGTGTGGGTTGTGAGAGGAGACAAAAATCTACTCATAATAGTGAGGATGTCCCCTCCTATCATGCTAGTCATTTTTAGAGAGAAGGCCGAAAACGTCTTGTAAGACCGTAATTGGCTTATGTTGGGTTTGGCTGGTGAGCCGAGACATGAGTGTAGCAGACTACTCATGTGCGTGGGACCAGCTAAGTGGAGTTAGATTACGATTACATCTAGGTACCAAGGTGCAAATCTCGGTGTACTCAGGTGGTCGGTCTTGATTGGTCGGCTATAAAGAATGCCTTGTAAGGTGAAGGGTGTTCCTCCTAACAATTATTCTTATTTTGGGCTGGAGGGGGGCAAAGGGTCCAAGAAGAATGAGTTGGTAATTTCGCTGGTTGGTGGGTCGAGGCACTCGTGTGACGGGCCCATAACATGTGTGGGCTTGAAACATTGGTAAAACTGACTCGGGATTGTGATAACGATTGGTATTAGATCTAGATCCCCGAATGCACATGCTCAGAGAATGGATAGCACCATTGTAGAAAATCCTGAATACTTTCCCTTTTACATGTTTGTGTTGGTGCCTTTTGTATTTCTACCGTTTTCATACAAAAAGAAAGTTTCTGTGCACTTTTTGGAAAAACAAAAGATTCCAACACACAAACCTTTCCTACTTTCTCCATACCGATTTACTAGGCTTTTACATACTTTATTAAGAAAAAAAGCTGACCATTAACTTGGTATATGGAGGACCCAGcccaacttagagcatctccactcgtcctccCCAAAGCCTAGAAAAGCTAAAATGGAGGACCCAGCATCAAAAAAGGCTCCCGCTCGTCCTTCCTCCCCAAATGATAAATTTTAGCCGGCGGTTCCAATTAAAACCTAATCCATAGGGAGGCTGTTGGCAGCTTGCATGCTAATGATATTTTATTCTCTCTCCCGCATGGGTAGGCTACATGCAAAGCTCACATGCAGTAATCTTTTCTCTCTACTCACATACACATGCAACTAAATAGAGGCTACTACTGGACGTGGCATCAATGTTTAGCCTCCGAAAGATTAAATAGCCTCCCCAAAGCCATTAGCGGATGTAAAATGGGGGGCATCGAGACTTGCAGAGATCATTGTACATACTCGTAATAACTGCAATGTGACTGTATAATGATAACGATCTGTAGTACATGCGTAGTTGTTCGATTCATAAATTGTGCAGTTAATTTTTCTTTCTAAAAAAATCACGCGCGCCAGTAACTACAGTGGAAGTACTGGTGGTGCTGGACTACTGGGGCGAGGCATCGTGCATTGTTTGTTTTTGCTGTGTCGTCACTGCAGTTCGATCTCCGCAGGCCAATCTCTAGCCGGTCCCCTATATGGCCTCCGAGCAAACCCATTTTGCCGGCCGTATGAGGAAGCCGGTGAAACAATTTGTATGGGGGTGAAGTTTTTCCGGCCGCCCCCCTCCAACGCATATTTAAAATTCGACAAAATAAGAACAACAAGGGAATTTAAATGATTTCAAACGTAATTTAATGAAAGTCTTCACAGTTAGACAGAATTTGAACTAAAATgcagtaaaacttcaaataacccTACTCTACTGGCCGTCGGTCGGGACGTGTGATGGGCCTACCTTGCCGTCGTTCTTCCCCTTTAAAGCCGGAATTCGCGCACGCTGCTCTGTCCTTGCTTCGCGCATTTGCCGCCGGTGCAGATTCACCGCCCTCCACTGGCAGGACTCCTCATTATGGGTGAGCCTCGCTTCCTCGTGAGACGGCCGCCTTGACCTGACACTGAGCGTTGAGATCAAGCAACCTTTGCTGCTCGGCCTACATGAGGAGGCCTCCTCCGTGACCGCCCGCTCATGCGAGATCTCGAGGGCATGCTCGTAGTTGGCGGTGTCGATAACCGCAAGCGCTTGCTTGTTGATCCTCCAGAAGAGTTGGCGTTGAACGACGTGAGGATCGCTGCCTGCTCCGGGTCACCCTGGAACTGATCCACGGCACCCCGCTGCGCCACCGCGGCTTCCGCGTCTGTTACGAACACCTCATTCCACTCGTCGAACTCGGAATTGTCGGAGGAGCCATCGAAGTAGAAGTCTGGCATCTCTAGCTCGTCGTCGGGCTACGCGGAAAGAACCTCCCATACCCATGACGCTAACACTACATTGGCGTGATCCTACCATGACACCCGGAAGTACAACCATACCATCCAAGTAAGGGACACACACCTAGACGCGTGGGTCTTGGTACGATAGGGACATGGGTCTTGGTACCATAGGGACGTGTCCTCCTTCCCTTCACGAGTGAGGTCACCCCCTCATAGTATAAATATGTCCTTCTACCACGGGGGGAAGTACCAAGCCAAGTAAGTCACAAGCAAATCCGACCAAGGCAAGTCAAATCCAAACGCTAGAAATACCAGGGGGCCTTGAGCAAGCAATGTCAAATCGCTCTCACGCTCGCCCTCGGAGATAACGAGGCGATGGGTTCATCCTATTTTATTCCAATTCATAGCTTGTTCTTACCCAACAGGGAAGAATATGCCTCAAACGACTTCAAACCAAAAGCCGGCACCACAAGCACCTCACACATATGATCCCATAAACACCACTAGGATGTAGGGTTTTTACCGGTGACCTATAGCCGAGGCATGTATATCTCTTGTGTGCCTGAGGTGTTACCCCATCGAATCGTGTTCGCAAACCCCCACCTACATATAAATTTACAACCAGGAATACAAACCCCGTCAGTTGGCGCAGCAGGTAGGGTCTTGCGTGCCGCTAAACACTTAGATGGGTTTCCCATACCTAGGCCGTAAGAGGCCGTAAAAGAAGGGCTTCTGTTAGGATAATCATAGGGTTTGTTTTTGGCTCATTATTCACAACAGGCTCTAATCCAAAGGAACAATTCCATCATGGATGATTACACTTGTATAATGTGCAATGATACAATTTTGGAGACATGTTCTTTCAGTGCCCATTTGAAGTCATGTGCTGGAGATAGTTGTGCCCAGACTGGGATATGCCTCTGACTACATCATTTGATATTCAGACGACCATAGGTCTTGGAGCTTGAATCAAGCAGccgacgacgtgggcttagcccagtggttaggGTCGCAGTGGCACACCCTAACGACcagagttcgattcctgtcagggacgaattctggaattgtcacgccaagtcccgcttctactatgtcaatagtgttctagttcctcctagacactgtttcatattttttttttttgaatcaagCAGCCATTTTCAATGAAGACAACTATGCTGGCTACTTAGTCATATGCACAACAAGAAATGACTTCATTTTCAAGGGAGATCCTCCTAGCCTCTGTAGATGTTGGAAGAAATTCAAGGACAAGGTGGTCCTCCTTGTTCATAAAGCTATATATGAAAATCTTATTCCCGCATTAAGATCTCGGCAGAGCACTTTGTAAATACGTTTTATTAAATCTATAAAGTATGCAGTTCAGCTTCAGAAAACAATCGGCGGTGGCGATGCTGCAATGACGCAGACGGTGGTGCTACCAAAGGCCAGCGGTGATGCTACAAAAGGTCGGCGGCGATGCTACGAGAGGCCAGCGGCGGTGCTACCAGTCTGGTCAATGCCGGCGAGTTCTCTCACTGGAGCCGACTGACAGGGAGTGGTGGTTGTAAGTGTTAGAAGTTGCATGTGTGCTCTTTCGTGGGATTCGTTGCCATCTTTTGCACTTTTATTTCAAGGTGGGAGGAGTTTGCACCCAAAAAGAGAAAGAGGTATGCAGGTGCATGAAAAGCTAAGTACAATTGACATCTTCGCAATATTaatatatattctctttatcgaaaaaaggaaCATGGAAGGTGGAATCAAAAATCTTTAAAAATATGCAAGGAAACTCCGATTTTGGATTGTCTCATGCATGGTATCAACGGAATTTCTGCAAGCAGGTGTGGCCGAGGCTATTGGGTGAAGCATATCTCGATCGCGGGTGGCACCGTGGCAGTAGGCCCTCCTAGGTGGCAGCCAAAGCCAGGGCGGTATAGCTCTGAAACGACGTCCACACGCCACATCGTTTTGCTTTCTCAAATACAGATCTTCACTCACGGCCGTACGTGTGGaagaaagaaagcaagccggcatggCGGGCTCGTggtcgtcctcctccgcgcgcACGTCGTCTCTCGGCTCCttgggcgacgacgacgatgtgGTTTTCGTGATGAAGCCGGATTCCAGCGCGTCAGGCAAGGGGAACAGCATCGTGAAGTTCCTGTGCAGCTACGGCGGCAGGATCCTTCCGCGCCACTCCGACGGAGCGCTCCGCTACGTTGGCGGCAACAACCGCGTCCTCTCCCTCGATCGCTCCCTCCAATTTTACGGTTCGTACACCAAACAACACCGCTTGATCGTGTCCAGACAGTTGTTTGACTGTCGTCGATCGATTGCAAAACCAGAGCTGCAGCGGAAGCTGAGGGACATGTGCGGATGGGAGGCGATGAGCCTACGGTGCCAGCTGCCGACGGAGGACCTCGACGCGCTCGTCTCCGTCACCAGCAAGGACGACCTCAGCAACCTGCTGGAGGAGTACGATGCTGCCAGCAGGTTCCGGCTCCAGCCGCTCAAGATCCGGGCGTTCCTCTTCCCAAGGGCGACGCCGCCGCTCTCGCCATCCACATCCACCCCGTCGTCCAGGCCCATGTCGGTGCACGTCCGCCAGCAGCACTACCGCCAGACGATCACTCTTTCCCCTGCCGTTCGTCTTCCACGACAGCAGCACTACCACCGGCGGCCGCACCAGCATCACGCAGTCCACACCGGCATTCAGTTGCAATAACGGCCTAGTGAGCAGCCCACGTGTGCTGGAGTACTCCACTAAGCTAGGTAGTCGTCACTGTTGTTAGCGTTTCATGGCCTTATTTAAATAAGAAAATCCATGTGGATGAGGCGTTCTTTCCTCTTTCCTTTTTGTGAGCACATATATATAAAGTCCATGGGATGAAACTAGAATAAAGGCGCCGGGTGATAAGGTTCGCTTGGATTGCGCAGCCAGCCTGTCTCATCTCTTTCGACTTCATGTCTTGTCCGGCTAGTTTTGTTCCATCTGGAATCTCGAGTGTTCCGTGTGGTTTCGCGTCATGTGGTTGGAGTACAAGCTACGATTTGCTGGTCTACGACCTCCCTTCTCGTCTACTACTACTTCTCGTTCCAcgatatatttttttaaaaaagctacaagtcgtttggaagccaggttttcatttcattcgtagcattttgaaatgaatacatgtattcatttcatttacattgtaatttcagaaatggacacttgtttggttgccacaagaattgtaaatgacagtagaattcaatattgaatttgtaaatggcttccataAAGAAACGtgaatgacaggtttcagctcgaaattgtgattacacatggcatcattttgctggatttcctaaataaaatgatggcccaattctgtggcaaccaaacagcccacctatggaatttcAAAATGAATTTCAGGATTCCAGactcaaatgatggataccaaacgacctgtTATTTCAAACGGAGGTAATAATTCATGATATATGACAAGTCTATTTTTAATGCAACTTGTTTTTTAAGACTAGCAAATATGTCAGTGTAATTCATCTATGGGTGTGCCTATGTATCAgtcgactgagattttcttaagtctcagtcacctcgTAAAAAGTGTAActgcagttcaaaaaaatgtgcaactcggatcagttgcacttttctagtagaaaagtgcaattgcacttttttaacagaaaagtgcaactcaagttcATTTTTGtgggtgactgagacttaaggaattctcagttgactgagacatagcaaaaccgttcaTCTATCTCCTACACCCCAAGAGGCTATCGAGGGTTAACAACTTATTAGGTTATCTTCAACGCGGGGACGCATCTCATTTACACGCGTCCGAATGGGTCGCGGCAGACAAAATAGCGGCCCGGCGCAGGGACACAAAAACCATTTTGTCCGCCGCAGAGTCCGCCGTGATCCAAAACCGGCTCAAATCTAGTATGCTTTGCGTGGTCGTGGAAGGCGTGCGAACTCGGCTCTCGTCCTCCAATGTCTGTTCCCTGGCCCACCGGTCATAGTCCCATATCGAGTCCATGGATACAGTACCCTAGAGGAAAATAATAAATAatgtttattattatatatcaatagTTCATAATAGTTTTATGCCATGATATAACTGTATTAGTCAAAAACATTGATACACTGTAAACAAACCAAGGGTCCCTAGTGAGCATTCGCAAACTAGCTCATTGAGGTCAATCGATGATCGAGGTTTTCCGATCATGGACACGCATGTCATTAACAACGAGGTCATATCATCgagtgaatgatatgatggatattCCCAAATATAAGTATTGAACACGATCAAGTCACGAAGTTCACATTACGATATTTATGAAAGTGTAGTAACATAATCCTTACACCGTGAGACCATATCTAATCACTATCAccggaggttgctttgattgcatcaACCATCACACCGTAACAGAGTGATCATAAAGGTGTAATTGGGTATTCCAATGGGATGGGTTGAGGCGTATGTGTCAAGAGCGGGATTTGTTCATCCGTGTGACGGAAGATATAAAAGGGCTCACTCGGTcatatctttctattcttaataggtgatcccattttcctGATCATACAGCCTTCCACGTCACCAAGTTTGGCATTCTCACCCCGGCCACGATCCTAATTGATTTTGTACGTTTTGTTCTGTTAGCGTTAGGCTCGCCCTATTTAATTCCTTAAATAATTTTCAACGAAGCAACAATGCAGGCCACAGTAAATGCAGCCCATTAGTCCATCTTCCTCGCCATTAACATGGAGTACTGAACAGCCATCTACGTAGTACAATTCTACATCCACCGACGGCGGCCATTGACGCTTCCACTTCTCCATCAATgttttctcccccccccccccccccctccccacaATCTCCGCGAGAAACGGAGGCAGATGAGGAGTTCGTGACGATTCCTCCATTTAAACTCCGAGCTCCACCTCGAGTCCTCGACCTTGCTGACTTCATCCTCCAGTACATGAGCGTCTTCGGTAAATATACGATTGAATTTCTTCTCTTATTTCGTCATCTGATTTCGTTTTTAATGGATCTGCAGTCCGGCAAAATTCAAGATCGAAACTGCCACCCATTGGCGCCTAACGCATGTGTCCTGCCGGAGGCATCCTGCCCTCGATCTCTGCCACGAATATACGATTGAATTTCTTCTCTTATTTCGTCATCTGATTTCGTTTTTAATGGATCTGCAGTCCGGCAAAATTCAAGATCGAAACTGCCACCCATTGGCGCCTAACGCATGTGTCCTGCCGGAGGCATCCTGCCCTCGATCTCTGCCATGCTCATCTAAATCCAGGCAGATGAGGGCCATGAAACCCACCTCCGTCACTGCCACTTACCAGCAGAAGAACAACGACCTGAAGCGCTCTTAGGTTGGACGTGTGAAGCGGCAATTCCTAGCTAGCATCCAGCGTCAAGTGTGAGGTAACCCCTGTCAGTGCTGCAGGTCTACTAGATATGCATTCTTTCTATAGTACTAAAAGCATTGCCTATTATTCAGTGGACCTTTTAATAATATTTTATGTTTTGCAAAAAATAATTACAACACACATTCCTATTGAGGCTGCGTCATTCTGATCATGGATGCAGTGGCAACAACGATCTGATTTCGTTTTTAATCGATCTGCAGTGTCAACCAAGAAAGATAAGTCGTATACTGTATACTCTATGGCCATTTCTCCCTTTTTCCATAATATCTGACAATGCAGTGAACTAGAACACTGAATTTAATTATTATTGACCCGCAAAAAAAAGAATTTAATTATTATCGCGACCCATAAATTTATAATATTCCACTTCTGTCATTTCTTTTCTTATTTGTTTCATGCATTTCTAGACTGCCAAATAATCAGTAGATCTATTGATCGCTTGCTTTTCACAAAGAATGAAGTCAAGGTGTGAGATCGATGCTTTTAATGTACCCAAACGCTAAAAAGTGCTCGGAGGCTGGCTGGTTCTTCGGAGCCCTCGCTTTTCGTCCGTTCGATGCGCTCTATCACGTTCTGGTCGGCCAAGTCGTTCAGACAGCCCACACCTGGTAGTTAGACCCCACGTGCGTATGTGGTGAGGAGAGATTCACCACACACCCGAtcctcaccgcgcgccgcccCGCACCTCCACCTTCCCCTGCACAGGCGCCAATCTGCACCATCCGGCGAACCTCTCGGCAGGCGGCAGCCCACAGATTCGGCGCTCCCTCCCAACCCTCATGCTCCCACCTGCAGAG contains:
- the LOC124702672 gene encoding uncharacterized protein LOC124702672 — protein: MAGSWSSSSARTSSLGSLGDDDDVVFVMKPDSSASGKGNSIVKFLCSYGGRILPRHSDGALRYVGGNNRVLSLDRSLQFYELQRKLRDMCGWEAMSLRCQLPTEDLDALVSVTSKDDLSNLLEEYDAASRFRLQPLKIRAFLFPRATPPLSPSTSTPSSRPMSVHVRQQHYRQTITLSPAVRLPRQQHYHRRPHQHHAVHTGIQLQ